In Exiguobacterium acetylicum, the genomic stretch TAAAAAAATTGCACGAGATCGAACCAGTACTAGTCGGAGAAGCCGATCGATTGATGACGATAGACGACGTCAAAGCTTTACCGGACGTCAGTTGTTTGTTACTCGAACTACCACAACGCGAACTCGGCGGATTGCTTCCGTCGCGTGAAGAACTCGAAATGATCTGTGCGTATGCCCGTGATCGAGGAATCCGTCTTCACTTGGACGGTGCCCGTTTACTTGAGGTCTTACCGTATTATGAGGCAGAAGCAAAGGACATCGCGCAACTGTTTGACAGTGTCTATATCTCTTTTTATAAGGGACTCGGCGGCGTCGCAGGAGCAATCTTAGCTGGACCAGAACCGTTTTGCCAAGAGGCACGAATCTGGAAACGTCGCTACGGCGGTGACTTGATCAGTCTATATCCGTATATTCTGTCTGCCGATTTTTATTATGAACAACGAAAAGACCGCATGGCAGAATACCATGCAGCCGCGAAGGAGCTTGCGAGCAGATTGAATGCGATCTCAGGCATCTCGACTCGTCCCAAAGAGCCAGTCTCGAACATGTTTCATCTCTACTTCAAGGCAGAAAAAGCAGTCGTCGAAGAAAAATTGATTGAAATCCAGTCGCACGGAAAAGTTGGTATCGCTGGTTATCTCGTTGAGAAAGATAGTGGCTGCGCGATGGAAGTCAACATCGGCGATAGTTTTCTTACGTTGACGCCTGACGAACGTGAAACGGTCTACCGTCAATTGACGGAGGCGTTCTTAGAGGATTGAACAACATCAGGAGCGGGAATCGTAGGATGAAGGCGACGATAAGTGTCGACTTTTTCTGCGATCATTCGCTCCGTTTCTTGTAATGCTGCTAGTTGTGCTAAGACGTTCGCATGGTGGGCTTCAAGCAATGCGAGCCGTTCTTGCGTCGTATCCTGCTCGCCGTGAGCAAGAAACAGCGTCACGTAAGAACGGATTTGCTCGATCGGCATATGCGTTTCGCGCAAGCGAAGAACGAACCGAAGCCACGTCACATCTTGGTCGTCGTATCGACGTTGACCGTTCTGACGCTTCGGAAACAGTAGCCCTTCTTTCTCGTAATAGCGAATCGTATGGGCACTCGTATCGGTCAATCGACTGATTTCAGAAATCGTATACATACATCTCACCTTTCTGCTTGACTTAGAGTTCACTCTAAGGATTAGACTCTCACTATACCAAATCGAAAAGGGGATATGCTACATGAAGTACACGGTCATTACAGGAGCAAGTTCAGGAATTGGATATGAGACGGCAAAACTACTCGCAGGAAAAGGGAAATCACTCGTTCTCGTCGCGCGACGGACGTCAGAACTCGAAAAACTTCGGGATGAAGTCAAACAAATCTCATCAGATAGTGATGTCATCCTCAAGTCGGTCGATCTCGCAGATAACCAAAATGTCCATGATTTATATGAGGGACTAAAGGAACTCGACATCGAGACGTGGATCAACAATGCCGGATTCGGCGATTTTGATCTCGTCCAGGACATTGAGCTCGGGAAAATCGAGAAAATGCTTCGCTTGAACATCGAGGCGCTGACGATTCTATCGAGTCTGTTCGTCCGCGATCATCATGACGTTGAAGGAACGACACTCGTCAATATCTCGTCAGCAGGTGGCTACCGGATCGTTCCGAACGCGGTCACGTATTGCGCGACGAAGTTCTATGTCAGTGCCTATACGGAAGGGCTAGCGCAAGAACTGCAAAAAGGCGGGGCAAAACTCCGGGCGAAAGTGCTCGCACCAGCTGCGACTGAGACAGAGTTTGCGGATCGTTCGCGCGGCGAAGCAGGATTCGACTACAGCAAGAACGTTAAAAAATACCATACGGCAGCTGAGATGGCAGGCTTCCTGCATCAGTTGATCGAAAGTGACGCGATCGTCGGCATCGTCGACGGTGAGACGTATAAGTTTGAATTGCGTGGTCCGTTGTTCAACTACGCAGGATAAAATAGAACAAGGTCCCTTTTTCGAATGAGAAAGGGACCTTGCTTATGTAATCATGATCGATACGAATTTCAAGAATGAATCAAAAAAGGACATCCATCATTTATTTTTTAAAGAGTTTTTTTGCTAATTTCCATACGACATAGACGACTGCGCCAATGATCAGAAGATTCATCAAGGCACCAAAAATCATGAATTGTCCCACGAGTTAACCACCTTTACATACTTATTTTGGAGCGATGAGCATCCTATTTACGTTTTCGTTTGAAGAACCTCAAACTGATAAAAAATAACGCCATCAGCACGATAGCGATGTTCACGGCTAACGTTAATCGCTCATTTTCAATCACTCGACCATTCAAGAGATTCAAGATGATAACAAGCAACATAAATGACAATAAAAAGTATTTTATGGATTTTTTTATCATGAATGACTTCCTTTTTTTGTGTTATTGTATTAGTTTAAACATATCTAGTTTTTAAAACAAGGGGAATGGAATCTGGAAATACGATATTTTTCTTACTTCTACTCGGGAGTGATGATATGAAACGAATTTATGTATGGATTACGATAGTGATGATTCTAGGAGTGGGCATCATCGGTGCTTCAGCCTTTAAGGTGTTTTATTATGATGAAAAACAAGAGGTCACTCAGGAAATCGATCATTATTTGAAGCAACAGAAGTATATGACATATGTGAAGAACAAGGAAATTCGATACGATACGAGCACGGGTGAATTCATTGCACGGGTCGTGTTCCAAGATGAACCGGAAAATGAATATGAGATTTATCGATCGGGATCTCATCGCTTTAAAGTCACGGGATTCAAACACGGCGAACAAATTACGAACAAACAAGAAGGACGGTATATTTCAGAGTATTGACAAAAAGTAGTCAAGAATGGAAGTGAGGTGACAAAATGAAAAACATGATCTTTTTAGGAAGCGTCGTTGCGCTACTCATGGTACTCTTTTCACTTCATTACGGATTTCACGTAATCAGTGATACAACGCTTAAAATATCTTTATTGGCTTCTCTGATCGTTGTATTGATCGCGCGGAACAAATGGAAGATTTCGTTTTAATGGGAGATTGAATCGGATGACAAAAGATTGTTTGGAGGAAAAGATAAGTGAACGTCAGTGAATTTTTTGACTGGAAAATCAACTTAGATGATGAACTGTATGCTGTCATTGATGAGAAGGCGAGAAAAATGGTAGTGATGGGGGACTTCATCGAACTGACTGCGGTCTTGTGGTTGGATCGAAATGATGTCCTTCAGTTAAAGCCGACATGGGATTGTGTCATATCCATCGATGATGCTACAAAACAAATTACGATTCGCTCGGCAGAATCACTGAACATGAAAGAAGAATGTTAAGAGGTACATAAATCGAGTCCATTCGTGCGATCGCTGAATGGGCTCGATTGTTATTTAAAGTACGATGTCTACTTCAATTCATGTTGAACGGAGCCAGTCACTTCAACATGATGCTGGTCGTATACAGTCGTCAGTACATGATCTTCGACGATTTCATAGTTGTATGTATAGTCTGGTTCATTCGTGTATTTGATTTCCAGCACGTA encodes the following:
- a CDS encoding threonine aldolase family protein: MDLRSSYQETTKRLDGHGNRTVGVLQEALQTVSADQPSDIYGNGELIKTFERKMIDLLGHDDAVFFPSGTMAQQIALRIWSDEQNNRKVAYHPLCHLEIHEQDGLKKLHEIEPVLVGEADRLMTIDDVKALPDVSCLLLELPQRELGGLLPSREELEMICAYARDRGIRLHLDGARLLEVLPYYEAEAKDIAQLFDSVYISFYKGLGGVAGAILAGPEPFCQEARIWKRRYGGDLISLYPYILSADFYYEQRKDRMAEYHAAAKELASRLNAISGISTRPKEPVSNMFHLYFKAEKAVVEEKLIEIQSHGKVGIAGYLVEKDSGCAMEVNIGDSFLTLTPDERETVYRQLTEAFLED
- a CDS encoding MerR family transcriptional regulator, which translates into the protein MYTISEISRLTDTSAHTIRYYEKEGLLFPKRQNGQRRYDDQDVTWLRFVLRLRETHMPIEQIRSYVTLFLAHGEQDTTQERLALLEAHHANVLAQLAALQETERMIAEKVDTYRRLHPTIPAPDVVQSSKNASVN
- a CDS encoding SDR family NAD(P)-dependent oxidoreductase, producing the protein MKYTVITGASSGIGYETAKLLAGKGKSLVLVARRTSELEKLRDEVKQISSDSDVILKSVDLADNQNVHDLYEGLKELDIETWINNAGFGDFDLVQDIELGKIEKMLRLNIEALTILSSLFVRDHHDVEGTTLVNISSAGGYRIVPNAVTYCATKFYVSAYTEGLAQELQKGGAKLRAKVLAPAATETEFADRSRGEAGFDYSKNVKKYHTAAEMAGFLHQLIESDAIVGIVDGETYKFELRGPLFNYAG
- a CDS encoding DUF3139 domain-containing protein, translated to MKRIYVWITIVMILGVGIIGASAFKVFYYDEKQEVTQEIDHYLKQQKYMTYVKNKEIRYDTSTGEFIARVVFQDEPENEYEIYRSGSHRFKVTGFKHGEQITNKQEGRYISEY